The following is a genomic window from Acidimicrobiales bacterium.
GCGAGCCGCCCAGGGTGGACTGGGCCGTGCACGTGGCGCTCGTCGTCGGCGGCACGCCGGTCGCCGGGGCCGTCGCCCTCCCCGCCCTCGACGTCACCCTGTCCACCGACCCGCCGCCGGCCGCGCCGCCGCCGCTCGACGGCCCGCCCCGGGTCGTGGTCAGCCGCACCCGGCCCCCGGCCGCGGCGCTGACCCTCGCCCAGGCGCTCGGCGGCGAGCTGGTCGAGATGGGCTCGGCCGGGGCGAAGGCGATGGCCGTGCTCCGGGGCGAGGCCGACGTGTACGCCCACTCCGGCGGGCAATACGAGTGGGACTCGGCCGCGCCGGTGGCGGTCGCGGCCGCGGCCGGGCTGCACACGTCGAGGATCGACGGCTCGCCCCTCCGCTACAACAACGCCGACCCCTACCTGCCCGACCTGCTGATCTGCCGCCCGGAGCTGGCCGACCGGTCCCTCGCCGCCCTCGCCGCCCGATGAACGGCCCGGTGCTCGTCACCGGCGGGTCGTCCGGGCTCGGCGCGGCCGTCGTCGAGGCCGTCGCCGGGGCCGGGGGGACGCCGCTCGTGCTCGACCTGCGGCCGCCGGCCGGCGAGGTCGACCACCGCCTCGTCGACCTGGCCGACACGCGGGCGGCCGAGGCGGCGACCAGGGAGCTGGCCGACGCCCACCCGGACCTCGCGGCCGTCGTGACCTGCGCCGGGATCGACCGGTGCGGGCGGCTGGAGGACGTCGACGCCGTCGAGTGGGAGCGGGTCGTGGCCGTCAACCTGCTGGCGACGGCGGCCGTCGTCCGGGCCGCCCTCCCCCGGCTCGTCGCCGCCCGCGGCAAGGTCGTCACGGTCGCCTCGACCCTCGGCCTGCGCGTGTTCTCGGAC
Proteins encoded in this region:
- a CDS encoding SDR family oxidoreductase; translation: MNGPVLVTGGSSGLGAAVVEAVAGAGGTPLVLDLRPPAGEVDHRLVDLADTRAAEAATRELADAHPDLAAVVTCAGIDRCGRLEDVDAVEWERVVAVNLLATAAVVRAALPRLVAARGKVVTVASTLGLRVFSDATAYCASKFGVVGFTRALARELAGRVGVTLLVPGGMSTRFFDDRDPQYQPGPDAVLNDPRNVADAVLFALRQPPGCEVRELVVSASLEGSWP
- a CDS encoding 3'(2'),5'-bisphosphate nucleotidase CysQ; this translates as MPVDHSDHRLAATVAADAGRLLLELRARLEAGELDPTAARAEGDRRSHELIMAALADARPGDAVLSEEGKLDPARLEAERVWIVDPLDGTREFGEPPRVDWAVHVALVVGGTPVAGAVALPALDVTLSTDPPPAAPPPLDGPPRVVVSRTRPPAAALTLAQALGGELVEMGSAGAKAMAVLRGEADVYAHSGGQYEWDSAAPVAVAAAAGLHTSRIDGSPLRYNNADPYLPDLLICRPELADRSLAALAAR